Within Takifugu flavidus isolate HTHZ2018 chromosome 12, ASM371156v2, whole genome shotgun sequence, the genomic segment CTGTTCCAAAATTAATACTGAGCGCGTTTCGTAAAGTGCTACAATATttaaacacagagagaaaaaaaacactatttATGATGTCTCATTGCATccttatttgcattttttttaatttaccaCTGAAATTCCAATGGGACAAGGATTACACGTTTTAAAAGCGTCATTTTATGGCTGTCATAAGAGAAATAATTGAATAAATGTCAAGTagaataaaatgtcaaataaaggAAGAATTGTGTGGTCTACTTTCAGTAGTCAAACAATTCGTGACGTTAAGTTTCCGCGCACATGTGAAGGCACTCATCCTTTTTGACTGGaatatttcaaatttaaaagtTCTCTTTGCTTATTACTTTCATCAGCAGCTTCGTCAGCACCTGCTCTGTTTATATGGACAAATTTTAGCGAAAACGGACCGTTTCTAAATGGAGAATGCAAATGCAAAACATTCGACACATTTCCATTAAGCACGTGTCACAAACTGTGCAGGTGTTTAAAGTTACCCATTTCGGCAGTCGATTGTCAATATTTTACCCCGTTATGAGTCATAATTAATGACTACTGATGGTTTTATTTACTCAAGCATGAAACGGAGTATGATGTGTCTGGTGCGGTgttagctgtttttttccattgTTGTCCTTCCTGTCTCGTTTCCTCAATGTGAGCACTTCTTTCATTGCAGCACGATGACTGGGCGCTGCGACAGTGAAGACACTCAGTTTAGAGAACAAAAGCGACAGGAATGCGCCTGAACATCTTGTTCATAAGCCCATGGTTCAAAAGCCCATTTATGGTAGGAAActtatttatttgacattgaAATGGTGGCTATTTGCATGCCTTGCACTGGGCTTGATTTTGTTCACAAATAACCTTTGAATTTATCAGCTTTTCCATTTATGATTTTATTCCGACCggattttacttttaattttgtcttgCTTTAATTTTAGTTCTAAAATCAACGCTAAATGACTTGTAAAATAATCAGATTCCTTAATAAGAAACTCTGATTGAAATCTGGTCTTCTAGAGCATCAGTTGGACTTATTGAGTTACACAAAAGTGTGGTCtgtttatatgtatatttttgtgtttgttctgaacCGAATGAATGTGGAGACCGCTGTTTAAATGGGGCAAGAGTGTGCTTACCGTCCAGCCACAGAGGGGCAGTATTACATTGACAAACTACCTAAAACCAGTCAAataccttctttttctttctttcacgtGAATTCGTTTCATTGCACCTGAATTTCGCCTCGGCTTGATTGAATCAATTCCTCTAATGACTTGCATGGCCTCGTAAACTCGCGTTGGCCCTTAAAGTGGCCCCGTTAGTGAAACTGTAGGTGCTTTACGCGTGTGATCTGGCACCATTGTTGACGGGAGTGTTTGTTCTCGCAGATTCCGACGTGGGATAAAAATGGACAAACGAATGATTTCCCAGAAGTGGAGGATGCGTGATTAATGCCTTACTGTACACTGTAAGTCACAGTAAATGCTGTTTCAAAAGCAGTATTTGAGGGTGTGTCTGGGTCACTGGTAGACGAAGGTTTACTACTACGGAATGCGGGATGGGCCAATCTCCATCGGAGCTGTCGCACACCGCCGACGCCTCCGTCAGAGCGAAATGGAAAGCGGGCGAGAGAGCTAAGAGGCTCCGCATCGGCAGACGCGGGAGCAAAGAGAAACGTCGCGGCCAGGATAGGAAAAGGAATCCGATGAAAAACAACGTGCTGTCGTGTTTGGGACGAAGAAAGCGAGAGTCGAGTGGCGCAGAAGCGGGTTGTGAGAGCGACGCCGGCGGTCCAACGACGCCCCGCGACCCCAGAACAGGAAAGTTGCCGAGGGACGAGGTTGTATCGACGTTCGCGGTATCGGCGGTCCGTTCGGAGGTACCGCCCGAGCCCGAAACCGAAGAGATCGGTCCCACTGTGAGCCCACGGACCGCGGCCGGTCCGTCCGATGCGGCCGGTTTGGAGACACTGACCGCTGAAGTCAGCGCTGCGGGCTGTGAGGAGCCCGGACACGCGAGAGAGGACAATGCATCGGACCCTCCTGCCATGGAAGACCAGCCACTGGGGGGGGACAGCCGGGATCCTGTTGTGCCTGACTCTGGAGGAGTAACAGGGACTGCCCCGAGTTCGGCTAGCTCGGCCCCGGATCAGGACAACAGCGAAAACTTGTTGGCGGATGGTCGAGCCGAAGCTAAAATGACAAAGATCGagtgcggcggcggcgtttcCCTCTCCCCGGACGACTCCTGCGAGGGACCGGAGCGCACCGATCAGGCCGGTGGCGGACCCGCAACGGGTCAAAGTTTCCCCGGAACTATCCCGAAACTCATCATAACTCGGGATCCAAGCCCGACCCCCTCCCAGGAGCCTCCGATTCTGCTGGGCGCCCGAACGGAGCTCACCACCGGGTCGTGCCTGGACTCTCACGGGGATGACGAGTCCCCGTGTTCGGACAGCGGCTGCGGGGGGTCCCCGGCGCTGATGCGCTCCCCGAGGAAGCTGTCCAACTCCTCCTCCATCGGCCTGTCCTCCGCATCGTCCTTCGAGGAATCCGAAGACGACTTCACCGGGAGCGACATCGAGTCCAGCCTGTCCCCGGCCAGGTCCCTGTGTAGCCCGGACGAAGGGTCAGGGGTGAGTGCATTTAATTTCACAACATCACGGTTGAAATGTTGTTTTGGTTAATCCTGTTGGGGACACATTAGGACATCACACTGACATGCAAAGTAAATGAAAAATCATGAAAATAACACACCAGTCCACATCACCCAGTCTGGCGGCAGAGTTTGAGCAACTGGTAACATTAGTTAGAAACGTGGAAATGATAAAGCCAGTTCATTGCCAAAATGGTGCATTATAAAGGCTTACAAAGTGGGCTCATTTGGAAATGGATATTAGTGTTGAAAGCCTTCAAGGTTGACACCACTAAAATACAATGAACAATAATTAGGAAACAATAGAGCTTTTtgtttccctcccctccctcaatCTTTGCTTTTTAGCGCCGTGACTCATGATCACGTGGCCCCACGTAGCCCAATGTACACGCATTTCAAACAAATGGTTGAAATATTCGTCATCCCATTACATTTACAGCTCCGGCTGTGTAAAGTTCCTGTGCTGAAGACGTCGCAGAAGGTCTGTTTCCACCCCTAGGATGTCAATTTTTCCTCTCCAGTATTAGTTTCCATGGAGGAAGCGTCCTCCCCTCCAGTCAGGAGGCTTTGAGGCACCGTCCTCCCCCCTGTAAACGCCTGGAATGACACGTCTTAAAAACAGGATGTCTCCGCTGGACATGGAGCTGGTCAAAAACGGGTGTGCTGGTTTTTccgcccccccccagtggcTTTTTACCCCAGCAactgggatcccaggtgaaTGTTGTCAACCTGGTGGGTCAAAAACCCAGATGGATCGCAGCCCTTGAGGCCTGCGTTTCGACATCGATCCTCCCAATCAACCCTTATCATCATCTTATTTGGTGCTTATTATAAACAATTTTTGGAACAGAAGTGAAACTAATAATGATTTGTAAGGATAATTTCATAATACAGCTTTTCAGCAGTCTTTTGCTTCATTATGAGCTAATTTAGCATTAGCCAGTTCTGTGTTTACCTAACTCAGTACAGTAAAAGCCAAGTTACACTCGATAAATGCATAAATTAGCAACTTTTTTGTCTCGGGTGGACACGTGTAGTGTTTCTATAGTAGCAGTTGCCTTTGTAGATAAAAATTAGTTACTTCTGATGTAGTTGGCGCTTCAACGCTGAAAATATACACTCACTCATCCCATTATCGTGTCTTCTATTGGATATTGCAATTTCCAGGCTTTCATGTGCAAAAAGCAACTTGAGTTGCActtgctgctgttttgtgtgtgtgtgagaacctGTTGTGTGCTCTCTGATATGAAATGTGTCTAATGAGCGTTCTTTCTCCTCGCTGTGAAAACATTTCAGTCATAAGCTCCagggtgtgtttgtttctcgCTGGCTCTGTTGTGGCTGTACTCTCCGCTCCCAGTCAGTCCAGGTACAATTTGTGCACTGTGACGTGAGCAGATACTTGCTCAAACATGCATACttacagtctcacacacacgcgcttgCTATGCCACCTTGCATACGCAGCTCTGAGTGTGTCATGGAAAATTGGGCTGCGGGCAGAGCCAGTTGCTAGGCGACTTCTTTGCCATATATggtgccttttttttctcttcttcttcttcctcgtcTTGTTCTCTTTCCCCAGTCGTGCATTATATAAATGaagttttttaaattaaatttttgGCTGCTGTGGAATGTCTCCAAAAAATACCTCGTACAACATCTTATAAATTGAGCTCAGCCAGCAGCCTCGAAGGGCAGAGAAGAGATTTTGCCCGAGGGGGCGAGGCGTCGGCGGCTTTAAACGTGAAGCCAAATTGTGACCATTACTGTCGCTTCTCAGAGCAAATGTAGGCGCCACGCGTGCCCCAGCTGCTCACTTGTCATCTGTGGCAACGGTTACACAGAGGCCCACACATCCCTCCCACGTTGCACGCTCGCTTCTTTAGCCGCGCACTTCTCTCTTATTCCTCACCGCTGgagtttttaaatcaaaatacaATGTAAACCTACAGTGTCAGCTGTTTCAATGTTAAGTGGCGTGTATGCACAGAGATCACCTTTGACATAGATTGCTGGTTTTTGACAATCCAACGTGGAACAAACCCAAAAAGGCCACCAATTACGAAGGCTTTCCTACAAATATGataaaacatctgcattttaaTGTGCAAATACAGCGTGTAGTCACTCCTGTAGCTTATCCTGTAGATAGTCGTCCAACAGGttcactttctctctcactcactcacacacacacacacacacacacacacacctttggaAGCTATGAGGAATTTATCATGCAGACAAAAGGGGAGTACTCATATGCTACGGGAAGCCCTGTCATCCCAACCCCACGCTTCCAGTCTGGAAGCAGATTGGCTTGTTTTTGGAGCTGTGGATTGGCCTTTTGAGAATTAGATGGATGAGAGATGGAGAAGTATGAAGGCTtgaagtgggggtggggggtagagGAGGCGACTTTTAGGTGATGAAGCCACAAGGGAGTTGGTTCAAGCGGGGTCACCTGGTGCACGATGACTTTATTAACAATTGGAATGATGGATATGGGTCAGagcacccccccttcccttccccgtAGAAAACGGTATGAGCTTATGACCGGAGGGGATTATTTACCAAGCAACACAAATCCCAGTTGACAGAGCGAAGCTAAGAGCTAACAGTGGAGTCTGTTGAGGAAGTGAATAGATGATTATGGAGGTATGATCTACAGAGGGACACGCACGTCCAACAGAGGGTCTCCCACACTGATGGTACCGGGTGGTCCCGCTAGTTTCCAGTGCTCTTATTCgcacctccctcctcttccgCCGTGGCTCAGTTCACCAGGTAAGATGTGGAGTTAAATAAGTTTGCTCGGTGAAAGGCAGCGACGCTGCACCACCAATAAACTGCTTTCACTGTTTTAGAGAAAGTATTTAATAAGACTGGCGTACTTGATTATCCAGATTTACATCGCTCACATGGTCTCTTTCATTGGTGGGATGCAGAAACCACCCATGTTTGATTCGGAGAACAGTGGAGCCGTCAACATTGGCAGGATTAGAATGTAGAGGCTGAAACTAAACTGGGAAAACCCAGCGGACCCGTTCTGGTTGCTGTATAAGAGTTATTTAAAAGGCAGCAGCGAGGCTGAAGGCGAAGGCTGTCAGAGGTGAATCCTCGGCGCGTGGGCCGCGGAGAGACGATGAAATGGCTGTTTTAACATAGGTGGTTCTCTGCGTTTCCTGATTCACATCTAgcagaacctctggctgtgACAGGACACTTTATTCAGGTGAGAGAGGGCCCGGAGCCATGAGGACAGGACATGGGGTGTCCAATTCTGTTGTCTGATTGTGGAAAAACAGCTCATTTGCATAGAATAAAATTAAAAGCTGATGCTGGGTCCTAACCGGTGTTTCATACGGTCTTATCTGTGTTGAACTTCAGACTCTTAGCCTTTACTGCTGCACTTTGACAGCCGTTCTAAAAGGGGACGGTTATCTCTCATGAGGATGATTTAAAGAGGTGCAGATGACTGAGAAGGTATGCAAGTGTGCATGAATAAGGATATTGGAGGGCGGAGGCGGGATGTTTAAAGCCGATTCACAGCCAATAGTTGGAAAAGAAGAAAGGTCTGAAGTGGCCGATTGTGCAGAGGGTTCAACATCTGCAACCAGAAGCTGCGTAACAGGAAATTGTCTCACGTTGCAAGTTGCTGAGTCCTGTTGTAAGTCTGTGGACATGCTGCCCATCTTTTTTCCGTAATTGTTCGCTGTTCTGAAACAGAGGTCGCGTCAGGGTCATGAAAGTGGCACAAGTCTCGGGGGAGCTTAAGAAAGTTGGGATTTCTTTGTTCCCCGGAGCTGTTAATAGGAATCCTAAAACCCCATCGCAGCTCAGCGGTGCGAACATGTTCTAATGCAAGATCTAGAcaaatttcctgtttttcctgctttgaaTTGGTGTTATTTGAGAGCAGGCGCAGCAGGACTGTTGCTGTCCAGTGGTGGTGTCCTGGCTAAAAAAAATGGATGGAAAAAAAGATGCATTGTTCATGTTAGTGCAAATAGTGTTGCATTCTACCTCGTGTATTCGCACCTCGACCCTTTGCCCACAAAGACAGTCGCAAAGATTATCTTCAACAAAGCAGCGCCCCTTAAACTCAAATACATCATGTTTTTATCTTCCAAGTTAAACACAAACCCACAGTTTCCGTTAGAGGTGTGTtacgcacacgcgcgcgtgtgtgtgcgtgtgcgcgctcACGGAGACTGTTTTATTGTGACAGAGTTTCACCAGAGCAGCTGTGGAAAGAATGCCTGTGATGAGAGAACCGATAATAGTCCTGCATGTAAACAGGGCCCAGGTACTGTAGCGCAGGCAAACAGCGCCGGCTTATAAAAAGATTAGTTTTATTGTTATAGCCTCTTGTCCTTGTACATTTTATTGCTcccatttttcctgtttgtatCTTTTTGTTACTGTTGAACACTGATTTGAACACTTTTTTAAAGGGTTGCTCGATCGTaatgtacattttatttttccatgacCCTGTTTTCTGTGATGCAACAATGTGATAACCACACggtcacacacagagacacacccacacagagtTCAAATCAAATAGATCAATAGATGTTGTGTTCCTCTCAGAATGCTTGCGTCAAAGTCCCTGTTCACACTGTCCTTGCACAGGTGTTTCCCAATAGAGAtaactatcacacacacacacacacgttctgcaTTCTAACACCGTGCCACTGGGTTGGTAAATGTTTTATGAATGGGCTTTCTGTCATGTACATTGAGCACCTGGCTTTGCTTCAATGCctactgaggtgtgtgtgcacttgtgtgCGTATGTGTCCACGTGTGCACATTAATGGATGTGTTATTCTGACAAATGGTGACTGCATTAAAGCCCAGCGGTTTAAAAAAGACACATGATTGTGGTGCCGATTGTGTGCCGACTCCTCTGCCTTTGTGCCTTTCCCAGAATAAATCCTGGCACAAGTTGAAGACGATGGTCCACTTCTCCCCCTTTGTCGTGTCCTTCAAGAAGCGTTATCCGTGGGTGCAGCTAGCGGGCCATGCCGGTACGCAGTGAACAACAGTTACGGAAAATCTTCACGGGGTTGTTTCATTGTTCTAACGTCGTGAATGTTGTCTCATGTCCTGGTATTCAAGGCAACTTCCAGGCCGGCGAGTACGGACGCCTGCTGAAGCGATACTgcgagagcgagcagcagtgtctggagaagctgatgaaGGACATGCTGCGTCCCTATGTGCCCGGTTACTATGGCGTCGTGCAGAGAGACGAGCAGGATTATAATCTGATGGATGACCTGCTGGCCGAGTTTGACTCGCCTTCGATCATGGACTGCAAGATGGGAAGCAGGTAGACATGT encodes:
- the itpkcb gene encoding inositol-trisphosphate 3-kinase Cb — encoded protein: MGQSPSELSHTADASVRAKWKAGERAKRLRIGRRGSKEKRRGQDRKRNPMKNNVLSCLGRRKRESSGAEAGCESDAGGPTTPRDPRTGKLPRDEVVSTFAVSAVRSEVPPEPETEEIGPTVSPRTAAGPSDAAGLETLTAEVSAAGCEEPGHAREDNASDPPAMEDQPLGGDSRDPVVPDSGGVTGTAPSSASSAPDQDNSENLLADGRAEAKMTKIECGGGVSLSPDDSCEGPERTDQAGGGPATGQSFPGTIPKLIITRDPSPTPSQEPPILLGARTELTTGSCLDSHGDDESPCSDSGCGGSPALMRSPRKLSNSSSIGLSSASSFEESEDDFTGSDIESSLSPARSLCSPDEGSGNKSWHKLKTMVHFSPFVVSFKKRYPWVQLAGHAGNFQAGEYGRLLKRYCESEQQCLEKLMKDMLRPYVPGYYGVVQRDEQDYNLMDDLLAEFDSPSIMDCKMGSRTYLEEELKKARERPRLRKDMYDKMVAVDPGAPTEEERAQQGILKPRYMQWRETLSSTATLGFRIEGIKKADGTCNTNFKKTKNREQVMQALEDFVGGNTQILKLYLQRLEEIRLVLEQSQFFRTHEVVGSSLLFVHDASGKARVWMIDFGKTVPLPEPQTLDHRTAWVEGNREDGYLWGLDNLIDIFSSMLPKTP